In a genomic window of Streptomyces roseoviridis:
- a CDS encoding MoaD/ThiS family protein: MAVNVRIPTILRTYTGGQAEVPAEGATLAEVIADLEKNHTGIAARVLDDQGKLRRFVNVYVNDDDVRFEQGLETATPDGAGVSIIPAVAGGC; encoded by the coding sequence ATGGCCGTGAACGTCCGCATCCCCACCATCCTCCGCACCTACACGGGCGGCCAGGCGGAGGTGCCCGCCGAGGGCGCCACCCTCGCCGAGGTCATCGCCGACCTGGAGAAGAACCACACCGGCATCGCCGCCCGCGTCCTGGACGACCAGGGCAAGCTGCGCCGCTTCGTCAACGTGTACGTGAACGACGACGACGTGCGCTTCGAGCAGGGCCTGGAGACGGCGACGCCGGACGGCGCGGGCGTGTCGATCATCCCGGCCGTCGCCGGCGGCTGCTGA